In a genomic window of Halalkalicoccus sp. CG83:
- the glpK gene encoding glycerol kinase GlpK: MSERYVGAIDQGTTGTRFMVFDHSGQVVANAYEKHEQIYPEPGWVEHDPAEIWENTKSVIQKALSNADLGPDQLAAIGVTNQRETTLLWDVESDRPIHNAIVWQDRRTTDRVERLESEDKVDWIRSKTGLEADAYFSATKAEWLLDNADPIKLQRSRPEDVRDRSEDGEILFGTIDTWLIYKLTGNHITDVTNASRTMLFDIHEMAWDEELCEEFSVPMAMLPEVRPSSDDDHYGSTDPDGFLGSEVPVAGALGDQQAALFGQTCFDEGDAKNTYGTGSFFLMNTGNEAVESEHGLLTTVGFQRSGEPVNYALEGAIFITGAAIEWLEDIDLIDDAAQTAELARSVDSTDGVYVVPAFTGLGAPHWDQRARGTVLGMTRGTRKEHVVRATLESIAFQTRDVAEAMEADSGIELGDLRVDGGAVKNNFLCQLQANIIDTTILRPEVDETTALGSAYAAGLAVGYWETIDELRDNWQIDREFESEGDAEDVDRRYARWGEAVERSKDWARDGGE, encoded by the coding sequence ATGTCAGAACGATACGTCGGTGCGATCGATCAGGGGACGACCGGTACGCGGTTCATGGTGTTCGACCACAGCGGACAGGTCGTTGCCAACGCGTACGAGAAACACGAACAGATCTACCCGGAGCCCGGCTGGGTCGAACACGACCCTGCCGAGATCTGGGAGAACACCAAGTCGGTGATCCAGAAGGCGCTCTCGAACGCAGACCTCGGGCCCGACCAGCTCGCGGCGATCGGCGTCACCAACCAGCGCGAGACGACGCTGCTGTGGGACGTCGAGTCCGACAGACCGATCCACAACGCCATCGTCTGGCAGGACCGCCGGACGACCGACCGCGTCGAACGACTCGAGAGCGAGGACAAGGTGGACTGGATCCGCTCGAAGACCGGCCTCGAGGCCGACGCCTACTTCTCGGCGACGAAGGCCGAGTGGCTCCTCGACAACGCCGATCCGATCAAGCTCCAGCGCTCGCGACCGGAGGACGTGCGCGACCGCTCCGAGGACGGCGAGATCCTCTTCGGCACGATCGACACGTGGCTGATCTACAAGCTCACCGGCAACCACATCACCGACGTCACCAACGCCTCGCGGACCATGCTGTTCGACATCCACGAGATGGCGTGGGACGAGGAGCTCTGCGAGGAGTTCTCGGTGCCCATGGCGATGCTGCCGGAGGTACGGCCGTCGAGCGACGACGACCACTACGGCTCCACCGACCCCGACGGCTTCCTCGGAAGCGAGGTACCCGTCGCGGGGGCGCTCGGCGACCAGCAGGCCGCGCTGTTCGGCCAGACCTGCTTCGACGAGGGCGACGCGAAGAACACCTACGGGACCGGGTCGTTCTTCCTGATGAACACGGGCAACGAGGCCGTCGAGAGCGAACACGGCCTGCTCACGACGGTCGGCTTCCAGCGCTCGGGCGAGCCGGTCAACTACGCGCTCGAGGGCGCGATCTTCATCACCGGCGCGGCGATCGAGTGGCTCGAGGACATCGATCTCATCGACGACGCCGCCCAGACCGCCGAGCTCGCTCGCAGCGTCGACTCGACCGACGGCGTCTACGTGGTCCCGGCGTTCACGGGGCTGGGCGCGCCCCACTGGGACCAGCGTGCCCGCGGTACCGTCCTCGGCATGACCCGCGGCACCCGCAAGGAACACGTCGTCCGGGCGACCCTGGAGTCGATCGCCTTCCAGACCCGCGACGTCGCGGAGGCGATGGAGGCCGATTCGGGCATCGAGCTCGGCGATCTCCGCGTCGACGGCGGCGCGGTGAAGAACAACTTCCTCTGTCAGCTCCAGGCGAACATCATCGACACGACGATCCTCCGTCCCGAGGTGGACGAGACGACCGCGCTCGGCTCGGCGTACGCCGCGGGGCTCGCGGTCGGCTACTGGGAGACGATCGACGAGCTTCGTGACAACTGGCAGATCGATCGGGAGTTCGAGTCGGAGGGTGACGCCGAAGACGTCGACAGGCGCTACGCCCGCTGGGGCGAGGCGGTCGAACGGTCGAAGGACTGGGCCCGCGACGGTGGTGAGTGA
- a CDS encoding Cdc6/Cdc18 family protein — protein sequence MNLRERIARRQRTDHAPRLVHDYDALNPVVHLDEPIGRGPALERLLDHVEPAFEGVLPSNGYVYGPKGSGKSAVVSALFSQLTEMTGTGRSAIFTTTRGGTASPAEFVYVDARGANSDFGLHHAVLDALSDESVPEQGLGTAQLRERLREELRAYDRSVMVAVDHVCEPETHEATDVAALFSPLPSLSWLCIGREHPDDVAPDVRTLEFATYRHHALVDVLTGRVSSGLARHALTHEQVRELAEWADGDAHDALAATFGAADAALLAGHGSVLPDDVDEGMAAVPRPCVSLGRVLALPENRRRVLRALIDLEDDQRDSVGSAADAIAAGGSVDLSATTVKRVLYELSEAGIIRRVTRNSEGIGRPPSRLETRFPTRVFRRLFDGEH from the coding sequence ATGAACCTCAGAGAACGCATCGCCAGACGCCAACGGACCGACCACGCGCCGCGGCTCGTCCACGACTACGACGCACTGAACCCGGTCGTCCACCTCGATGAGCCGATCGGCCGCGGGCCGGCGCTCGAACGCCTGCTCGATCACGTCGAACCGGCGTTCGAGGGGGTACTGCCCTCGAACGGCTACGTATACGGTCCGAAGGGATCGGGCAAGTCGGCGGTCGTCTCCGCGCTCTTCTCACAGCTGACCGAGATGACCGGGACGGGCCGCTCCGCGATCTTCACCACCACCCGCGGCGGAACGGCCTCGCCCGCCGAGTTCGTCTACGTCGACGCGCGCGGCGCGAACAGCGATTTCGGGCTTCACCACGCGGTGTTGGACGCGCTGAGCGACGAGTCGGTGCCCGAACAGGGACTCGGCACCGCCCAGTTGCGCGAGCGGCTCCGGGAGGAGCTCCGCGCGTACGACCGCAGCGTAATGGTGGCGGTCGATCACGTCTGCGAACCCGAGACCCACGAGGCGACCGACGTTGCGGCGCTGTTCTCGCCGCTACCGTCGCTGTCGTGGCTCTGCATCGGACGCGAGCACCCCGACGACGTCGCGCCCGACGTCCGAACGCTCGAGTTCGCCACGTACCGTCACCACGCATTGGTCGACGTCCTGACCGGCCGGGTCTCCTCGGGGCTGGCCCGACACGCGCTGACCCACGAGCAGGTTCGCGAACTCGCCGAGTGGGCCGACGGCGACGCCCACGACGCGCTCGCGGCGACGTTCGGCGCCGCGGACGCCGCGCTCCTCGCGGGCCACGGGAGCGTCCTCCCGGACGACGTGGACGAGGGGATGGCGGCGGTCCCCCGTCCCTGCGTCTCGCTCGGGCGCGTGCTCGCGCTTCCGGAGAACCGAAGGCGGGTGCTGCGGGCGCTGATCGACCTCGAGGACGACCAGCGCGACTCCGTGGGAAGCGCGGCCGACGCGATCGCCGCCGGCGGGAGCGTCGACCTCTCGGCAACGACCGTGAAGCGGGTCCTCTACGAACTCTCCGAGGCGGGAATCATCCGCCGAGTCACCCGGAACTCGGAGGGGATCGGTCGGCCGCCGAGCCGGCTCGAGACCCGGTTTCCCACGCGCGTGTTCAGGCGGCTGTTCGACGGCGAGCACTGA